A single Thermocrinis jamiesonii DNA region contains:
- a CDS encoding COX15/CtaA family protein yields MRLVIGSAILFTYLVMIWGGMVRTTDSGLACPSWPLCYGDFSLPKETSAKLEMGHRTISSLAGLFVFLTFIYVWRRFKGLPKITSAIALIFTISAALTGMKMITSEAPNLEHVSHMLLESFHIYESMIILGALVLTYRFIQFQDPVKEGIPVWAYLFAVATMITGVLVRYTGSGEACGHEWPTCAGALIPDLSNWQIALQFIHRNLAYLTWLAFLFYFIFSKSRLALYTFILINVQFVFAVSMVLTGFFLPLVFLDTASGFFLFAWLTYHLNLRIQQPVLREAWQ; encoded by the coding sequence ATGAGACTTGTTATAGGTTCCGCCATTCTATTTACCTACTTAGTGATGATATGGGGAGGGATGGTAAGGACCACAGATTCAGGTCTTGCATGTCCAAGCTGGCCCCTGTGTTATGGAGACTTTAGCCTTCCAAAGGAAACTTCCGCAAAGCTGGAGATGGGACACAGGACAATAAGCAGTCTGGCTGGCCTTTTTGTTTTTCTAACCTTCATATACGTATGGAGACGCTTTAAAGGACTTCCCAAGATAACCTCTGCGATAGCTCTTATTTTTACCATAAGCGCAGCCCTAACTGGTATGAAGATGATAACTTCAGAAGCTCCCAACTTAGAGCATGTAAGCCACATGCTCTTGGAATCTTTTCATATATATGAGTCTATGATAATATTGGGAGCACTTGTTCTTACCTATAGGTTTATACAGTTTCAAGATCCAGTCAAAGAGGGTATTCCCGTATGGGCTTACCTTTTTGCTGTTGCCACTATGATAACAGGTGTGCTTGTTAGATACACAGGTTCTGGTGAAGCCTGCGGACATGAGTGGCCCACTTGTGCGGGGGCATTAATTCCCGACCTTTCCAACTGGCAAATAGCCCTCCAGTTTATCCACCGAAACCTTGCCTACCTGACCTGGTTAGCCTTTCTATTTTATTTCATCTTCAGCAAAAGCAGATTAGCTTTATACACCTTCATTCTCATAAACGTTCAGTTTGTCTTTGCGGTATCCATGGTATTAACAGGGTTCTTTTTACCCCTTGTTTTCCTTGATACTGCCTCTGGTTTTTTCCTCTTCGCATGGCTAACTTATCATCTAAACCTTAGAATCCAACAACCTGTTTTGAGAGAGGCATGGCAGTAA
- a CDS encoding 6-pyruvoyl trahydropterin synthase family protein — protein sequence MPWLLRIKRKFNAAHFLTNYYGKPEPLHGHTWTVEVYIRADSLDEGGMGKDFVEIDNFLKEILPDYKLLNEVFSFSPSAENVARWLYQKVKEKYPSVEKVVVWETENCGAEYFEV from the coding sequence ATGCCTTGGCTTTTGAGAATAAAAAGGAAGTTTAACGCTGCGCACTTTTTGACAAATTACTACGGCAAACCAGAACCTTTGCACGGACACACCTGGACTGTGGAGGTGTATATTAGAGCGGATAGTCTGGACGAAGGGGGAATGGGAAAGGACTTTGTGGAGATTGATAACTTCCTAAAGGAAATCCTACCGGACTATAAGCTTTTGAACGAGGTTTTTAGCTTTTCTCCAAGCGCAGAAAACGTCGCAAGATGGCTTTATCAAAAAGTAAAAGAGAAATATCCTTCCGTGGAAAAGGTCGTGGTTTGGGAAACAGAAAACTGTGGTGCAGAATACTTTGAAGTATAA
- a CDS encoding Gfo/Idh/MocA family oxidoreductase — protein sequence MFAVTKADGFKTAMHILLIGLGNMGRKYLLKLEELGKLPVLCDKDPNKALDNYPFYCHLEDVEEDIKAVIIAVDPKDHVKLAKVFLDQGIPVLLEKPPALTRLDFMEIYHYPNLYISEVESFSTCLSYFPKNVKTLSIERFGRGRGYVSPLWDLAWHDLYLLQRFFKEIKIEDLRLGDVWELRGKADDVDLTIKTAWEHPNQSRRWIIDDGAFVLDFAKEEVWKDGSLIHRGKTDKLGAMVKAFLSGELDGKSRERALRNIELLEYIDHALAFENKKEV from the coding sequence TTGTTTGCAGTAACAAAGGCTGACGGTTTCAAAACCGCTATGCATATTTTGTTGATTGGACTTGGGAATATGGGAAGGAAATATCTCTTAAAGTTGGAAGAGCTTGGTAAATTGCCTGTGTTGTGCGATAAGGATCCAAACAAGGCGTTGGACAATTATCCCTTTTACTGCCATCTTGAAGATGTAGAAGAAGATATAAAAGCGGTAATAATAGCGGTGGATCCTAAGGATCATGTAAAACTTGCTAAAGTTTTTTTGGATCAAGGTATTCCTGTTTTACTTGAAAAGCCTCCTGCCCTAACTCGCTTGGACTTCATGGAAATATACCACTATCCCAACCTTTACATCTCTGAAGTAGAAAGTTTCTCCACATGCCTGAGTTATTTTCCAAAGAATGTAAAAACTTTAAGCATTGAAAGGTTTGGTAGAGGGAGGGGATATGTTTCTCCCCTTTGGGACCTTGCTTGGCACGACCTTTATTTGCTTCAGAGATTCTTTAAAGAAATAAAGATTGAAGACCTAAGGTTAGGTGATGTTTGGGAGCTAAGGGGAAAGGCAGATGATGTTGATTTAACCATAAAGACTGCTTGGGAACATCCAAACCAAAGCAGAAGGTGGATAATAGACGATGGTGCTTTTGTGCTTGACTTTGCAAAAGAAGAAGTTTGGAAGGATGGGAGCCTAATACACAGAGGCAAAACGGATAAACTTGGTGCTATGGTAAAAGCCTTTCTATCAGGTGAGCTTGATGGTAAAAGTAGAGAAAGGGCGTTAAGAAACATTGAACTTTTGGAGTATATAGATCATGCCTTGGCTTTTGAGAATAAAAAGGAAGTTTAA
- the atpB gene encoding F0F1 ATP synthase subunit A — protein sequence MDGISLNHVYLGIVSMLISIALILLAGKPSLKPTKFQALWEGYVRFVRNMILENIGKEGLRYLPLISSIGLFVFFSNLLGMVPGLEAPTANVNTNLALALIVFLFYNIEGFRLHGLGYLKHFMGPNPYLAPVFFLIEVISHLARPITLTLRLFANMKGGAMLLVVLVGLVVQNYFIMALSPIALLFIIAIKFLAVFIQAYIFMILSVVYLAGAVAHEEH from the coding sequence ATGGATGGAATAAGTTTAAACCACGTATATCTTGGCATAGTGTCTATGCTTATTTCAATAGCCTTAATCCTTTTGGCAGGTAAGCCTTCTTTAAAGCCTACAAAGTTTCAAGCCCTCTGGGAAGGATACGTAAGGTTTGTGCGTAATATGATTTTGGAGAATATAGGGAAGGAAGGGCTAAGGTATCTTCCCCTTATCTCTTCCATAGGGCTCTTTGTGTTTTTCTCCAATCTTTTAGGTATGGTTCCAGGGCTTGAAGCTCCCACAGCCAACGTCAATACAAACTTAGCTCTTGCCCTGATTGTTTTCCTATTTTACAACATAGAAGGTTTTAGATTGCATGGGCTTGGTTATTTAAAGCACTTTATGGGTCCCAATCCCTATCTGGCACCAGTTTTCTTTCTCATAGAGGTTATATCCCACTTAGCAAGACCCATAACCCTAACCTTGAGGCTTTTTGCAAACATGAAAGGCGGTGCTATGCTTTTGGTAGTTTTGGTAGGACTTGTGGTGCAGAATTACTTCATCATGGCTCTTTCACCAATAGCTTTGTTGTTTATAATAGCAATAAAGTTTCTGGCGGTTTTCATACAAGCTTACATATTTATGATACTTTCCGTAGTTTATTTGGCTGGTGCGGTAGCGCATGAAGAACATTAA
- the atpE gene encoding ATP synthase F0 subunit C, with product MRKMLLLSLLVPMLALAAEAGQGETLKQGLMYLGAGLAIGLAALGTGVGMGHAVRGTQEGIARNPTAGGRLQTIMFIGLAFIETLALYALLVAIILLFVK from the coding sequence ATGAGGAAGATGCTTCTTCTGAGCTTACTAGTTCCTATGTTGGCGTTGGCTGCGGAGGCTGGCCAAGGGGAGACGCTCAAGCAAGGGCTTATGTATTTAGGAGCTGGGCTTGCAATAGGTTTAGCAGCCTTGGGCACAGGTGTAGGCATGGGACACGCTGTTAGAGGCACTCAAGAAGGTATAGCAAGAAATCCTACCGCAGGTGGTAGGCTTCAAACAATAATGTTCATAGGTTTGGCGTTTATAGAAACCCTTGCTTTGTATGCCCTACTTGTCGCTATAATACTGCTGTTTGTAAAATAA
- the rpmH gene encoding 50S ribosomal protein L34, whose translation MASKRNITHLSNRKRRRKSGFLARMSSKSGRKIIARRRKKGRKVLAPR comes from the coding sequence ATGGCGTCCAAGAGGAACATAACCCATCTGTCCAATAGAAAAAGAAGGCGTAAAAGCGGGTTTTTGGCACGTATGTCCTCAAAAAGCGGAAGGAAGATAATAGCAAGAAGAAGGAAAAAAGGTAGGAAAGTTTTAGCGCCACGTTGA
- the yidD gene encoding membrane protein insertion efficiency factor YidD translates to MKKLAIYLIKLWQRFISPLYPPSCRYYPTCSNYAIMAIEKYGLLKGSFKAMIRILRCNSFFKGGVDYP, encoded by the coding sequence TTGAAAAAGTTAGCTATTTATCTGATAAAACTCTGGCAAAGGTTTATATCTCCTTTGTATCCACCATCCTGCAGGTATTATCCAACGTGCTCAAATTACGCTATAATGGCTATTGAAAAGTATGGGCTTTTAAAGGGAAGCTTTAAAGCGATGATACGGATCCTGAGGTGCAATTCCTTTTTCAAAGGAGGAGTGGATTATCCCTGA
- the yidC gene encoding membrane protein insertase YidC, whose translation MQKQEIDPKKLFLIVVLATLFIFAYQAYLILFASQNSQQTQVSQEKKASETLPQLMLGTLREKLKPSNFVNYRSEHFELVLSEEGGRIVSFKDLKYNKELITEEEKKLNFYPLEVFTGDPQIDSVLNSERYQIKIEKNKITLSLAREDWSLIKVLEDKGTYFKVNIKTNNLPDVFVSVGTQVKEDEFYTHSGPVVKLGDKVLRLDIKDIQAKEFITGDVKFAGMESRYYFKGFSGNIPAVGIYKLEDNTTFLLVKVSGELNLYMGAKEYAKLKPLELSDVIDYGTLRLVVKPLFIFMYWIYQYLHSWVFSILALTLLVRILMFPLTYKSTVSMMKLSELAPKMQQLKEKYKNDPVKFQEEMIKLYSEVGFNPASGCLPMLLQIPVFFALYKVLTITVDLQLEGLLWIPSLAEKDPFYVLPILMGLTMIAQQFISPSPEKSQNLIMYISAVIFTFLFANFPSGLVLYWTFNNIISLAQSYIIKKLTTKPQTKHTKGKKK comes from the coding sequence ATGCAAAAACAGGAAATCGATCCTAAGAAATTATTCCTCATAGTGGTTTTAGCGACACTTTTTATATTTGCCTATCAGGCTTATCTCATCCTCTTTGCTTCTCAAAATTCCCAACAAACCCAAGTCTCACAAGAGAAGAAAGCTTCAGAAACTCTACCTCAGCTTATGCTCGGAACTCTTAGGGAAAAGCTAAAACCGTCCAATTTTGTAAATTATAGGTCCGAGCATTTTGAGTTGGTCCTTTCCGAAGAGGGCGGAAGAATAGTAAGTTTTAAAGATCTGAAGTATAACAAAGAATTGATAACTGAGGAAGAAAAGAAGCTGAACTTTTATCCTTTGGAAGTTTTCACTGGAGACCCGCAGATAGATAGCGTGTTGAACTCCGAAAGATATCAGATAAAAATAGAGAAAAACAAGATAACTCTGAGTTTAGCCAGGGAAGACTGGAGTTTAATTAAAGTCTTGGAGGACAAGGGAACTTACTTTAAGGTCAATATAAAAACTAACAACCTTCCGGATGTTTTTGTGTCCGTGGGCACCCAAGTTAAAGAGGATGAATTTTACACCCATTCTGGTCCTGTGGTTAAGCTGGGGGATAAAGTTCTCAGACTGGATATAAAAGACATACAGGCTAAGGAGTTTATAACCGGAGATGTAAAGTTTGCAGGTATGGAAAGTAGGTATTACTTTAAGGGATTCTCTGGAAACATACCGGCGGTTGGAATATACAAATTGGAAGATAACACCACTTTTCTCTTAGTTAAAGTGTCAGGAGAACTAAACCTATACATGGGAGCTAAGGAGTATGCCAAGCTAAAACCCTTAGAACTTTCCGATGTAATAGATTATGGAACTCTAAGGCTTGTAGTAAAGCCCCTTTTTATCTTCATGTATTGGATATACCAATATCTTCACTCTTGGGTTTTCTCCATCCTTGCTCTAACTCTTTTGGTAAGGATCCTGATGTTTCCACTAACCTACAAAAGCACCGTTTCCATGATGAAACTTTCTGAGCTTGCACCAAAGATGCAACAGCTAAAAGAGAAATACAAAAACGATCCGGTTAAGTTTCAAGAGGAGATGATAAAGCTATACTCGGAAGTGGGTTTTAACCCAGCCTCTGGGTGTTTGCCCATGCTTTTGCAAATTCCTGTTTTCTTTGCCCTGTATAAGGTTTTAACCATCACCGTAGACCTGCAGTTGGAAGGGCTTTTGTGGATCCCAAGTTTGGCAGAAAAGGACCCATTTTACGTGCTACCTATACTTATGGGCTTGACCATGATAGCCCAGCAGTTCATCAGTCCTTCACCAGAAAAATCCCAAAATCTGATAATGTATATATCCGCAGTAATATTTACCTTTCTCTTTGCCAATTTCCCTTCCGGACTTGTGCTCTATTGGACCTTCAACAACATCATAAGTTTAGCCCAAAGCTATATAATCAAAAAGCTAACTACAAAACCACAAACCAAACACACTAAAGGTAAGAAAAAATGA